The stretch of DNA ATGGAGCGCACAAAGGCCTACAACGACAAGCTGCAGCTGGAAAAGCGCTCCGAGGAGCTGAAGCAGCAGTTGGAGGCGCTCAAGGAGGAGCAGAAGAAGCTGATGCAGAAGCGCTCCAACGGCAGCGATGTCTCCCAGTCCGGCTACACATCCGAGGAGGTGGCCGTGCCCATGGTCCAAGCTTCCTCCTCCGCCAAACtgaatgctgctgctgcagtggtGGTGGCCCAGAGAATCAACACTTCGTCCCCCGACTTGGGCATAGAAAGCGATGCCGGAAGGATTTCCAGCGTGGAGCTATCGAATGCCCAACGAGCCATGCTCAAGACTGTGGAGATGAAGAGCGAAAAGACAAATTCAGAGGGTGAGTTTGATGGAATCTCGCCGTTAAGAGGTTACTTAACTAATTGGATTTTCCCTTCCCCTTCCACAGAATCCCCATCACCCGACAGCAAGAGCAACCTGgccactgctgctgcagccACAGTCCACGACTGTGCCAAGGTAGATCTTGAAAACGCCGAGTTGCGGCGCAAACTAATCCGCACCAAGCGCGCATTCGAAGACACCTACGAAAAGTTGCGTCTGGCTAACAAAGCAAAAGCACAAGTCGAGAAAGACATCAAAAATCAGATACTAAAAACGCACAACGTGCTGCGAAACGTTCGCTCAAACATGGAGAATGAGTTATAACGATCGCGCCGACGTCCAGTATATCAGCATTAACCCGAGAGGCCATTTACCCCATCATTATTTGCCATTTTCAAATTGTTCTtgccatttttaattgtttgtcTGCATTGTATTTTGTTGTCTCGTTGCGTAACTTGatcttgatttatttatatttcatatgcTTTAAGAGAACAGAAACAACGAAGTTATTAACACGAAGTACCCATGCATTTTCTAAAGACTGTTGAGGGAATCCAGCCCATTGAATGAAATATCACACACCTGTTTTAGGCACAACTGAGTGCTGATCCAATGTATCTAACCCGGCGCACTCATTCATATTGAATGACACATGTATATTAGAATGTATATATCCTCCTAGTACCTAAAACCTAAACTTGTACGAATATTCTCTAGCATACTCACCCGAATTCTTGTGTCGAATAACCCcactttattttgtataacTTGCGTGTAGTTACCGCTTTATTAACGTATTCTCCTACTGCTTAACTGTACTTGCGTAATCCCTGATTTCAGCTAATCATCGAAACGGATATTGAAATAATTGTTTGACTTGTACGCCAAAACGGTTTAACCACGTTGCCATCCAATAACTCTGTTTCGAAGCATCCCTTTGTACAATGTGTAAAAAGTAGTGGGCGGTGTCCTGGAGAACAAGACCTAGAACATAAGTAATTTTTACCCTGTCGTTTTATGGAATAAACAATTGCGTTAGAattaaatttgtgtttttgtgctTAATTTAATGGTGGGAAATGAAATAAcagaaatcaataaaatatgttaatggTGGTATATTAATAgggtagattttttttaagtttccgttattttgtatttttaaattgaccTAACGGACTTTTTAAACAGTCCACCAACGATATTCGATAAACTGCAAACAGGTGTTTTTAGCAGAGCTGCCAGATCTGCAGAAAAGCGAATGCAACCGTGCCAGCTGCTAATCATAAAAAGCGCAaagcgaaataataaaaagcaaaaacaagcgTCGCGACTCGTGTTTACAATAATTATAGAGCCGTAAAGCGTTAAGACCAATCGAGTTCCAAGTCCAGATAGAGAAAATCGGGTGGAACGGTGTAAGAGCACCTTATCGGTCTAGTTGCGGCTTTGTTTACTCCCTTATCAAAACATAtatgtaaaatgtatatgttcCCTATTCACCGAGTTTAAATAGAATACCATCCAAACCAACAGTGCGTAAATATTAGTGCGAGTGTAGTGTATGGCATTTATGTTTGCTGGCATAAATGCTTTTGCCTTCTTCGAGGAACTGAACCGAACGGATTGTGCGGAAATAAACAATCGGAAGCCAAACAAGGGCCGCCTTTTCTTGGTTTTCCCTTCTGCGACTGTCTCGGATGTTTATGTTCGGTCACCAGTTGCTCTCTAGGAAGCTATGCCCTCCATTTCACGCCTTCGCCTGTCGTATCGCCGCAGCGAAACCCCCGAGCCCGGCCTCCTAAATCCGTGTAAGTAATTCCACACCTCAAGCCGTGCAAGTTCTAACTTCTGTAGTTTATAAGCTCTGGATTCTCTCTCTGCCTGGAATAGAAATAATCTGTGTATTTCTGTATTTGCATTTTGTTATtgcaaattaattgcaaaaatatatatatttttttttattccaaatGAGTTTTTACTAAgacatatttttaatgctaTCAAAAAAGTTATATTAGTCATTGTAACATACAAACGTCTAAGGGGCTTTTTGTTCAAGATAGGCccacaaataaatatgtttgtaCTACATTTGctaaaataactataatgaTTCAGAGGTTACGCAAACTGAGATGTGTAAGCATTGTTAGTTTATTAAACTTTGGATTGACATTATTCTTTGTAATCCATTCAGAAAATACAATTAGCATAAACAGTCTGTACAATTATACAAACTACTTTTATAAATTCGTGGAAAACGCCccctaaaaatagaatttaccAGCAAACGTTGATAGAACCTTGGTGAATCTCGGTCGCTAACAATAAAACGATAAGATTACTATAACTGCACATGGATACCAAGTCTACCCCACCGTTTccataaatacataacaaaaaaaaaaaaagaaagaaaaaaaaaagtaaagttgGCCCATGAGGGGATCGAACCCGCGACCTTCGCGTTATTAGCACGACGCTCTAACCAGCTGAGCTAATGGGCCGCGGTGACTCGATGCGGCCAAGAGAAACTTAAGTTGCGGGAACGAAAAGCACACGCAGAGGCAACAACTACTTGCCCatggaaaatgtaaaatataaacaGTCGCATTTTCATAGTTGCCCAATTTATCTCGTAGTTTATTTAGTGCCTGGCGTGGCCCACATTCGAGCGGGTATTCCTGAGCGAcacatatacaattttaaagaaaaacttttcatGGTCCACATCGGCTGTTCGGCTAAAAAGGGCTCGGGCCCGAAGGCGGCTGTCCTTTCCCTATTTCTCGTTTCCCGTGGAGGATCCGCAGTTGGCTTTTGACTTCGGTTCGGTTTggacgtgtttttttttcggctgccgccagcagcagcaattgtTTTGCCATTTGCCGTGGGAAATCGTTGAAAGGCGGCCCCGTCGTAATCCCGCTCCTTTTCGTACCTTCCGCAAAATTACGGTGCAGCGTAATTCGAGAGGTGTAAATACTCAATTTAGCACTGCAGTCGGGACACTTGAAGTCGCGAATTGCAGCTCGATAATCTGAAGGTTTCCGCCGTGAGCGACGCTTTAATTATTTAGACTGTCACAGATTCATGCCAGGAAGATTGATTCCACTTGAAAGTCTATAGATACCCGTAACTCCGCCGACCAGATATGCGTGACAGGCAAACAATATTACCCGTAAATGTCAGAACTGCAATGAATTTTTGATGTATTAGCTGGAATTCGGTGCTTTAAAGTCGTCCGACTAATGGCAGCGTCTCCGTCTCCGTCGCCAGTTGTTCCGGTTCTCAACACCTGTCAGAGTCAAGGCCCCCGAATTGGGCATGGGAATTGGAAATTGGGTAAGGAGACGGCCATGGAAGCACCCACCAAGTCACAGGTTGAGCGGCTTACATAACGAGATTGGGGAACGATTCATAGTAGTAGTAGTGCCACAAGTGCCTTGAGAGTGCCTGCCGAGGCTAAAACCTGACCAAAAGTAGTGCCTTGGGAGTTAGTTTCCCCTGCTCTCCTTCAAGAGAAGCCCTCGAAATGTCGGGCAACTACCAGCGCCAGAGCCTGGAGCTCCGCAGTCCGGACCACGGATCCGTGGACGATCCCGATGGACGTTTAAGGAACCTTTCGGGCTCCTCGGCCAGCCAGCGAAGGCGCCAGCAGCGCGTCGCCCAGCAGCGGCAGGACTCGTGGTTCCGTCACTCGATGCCGCCGGCCATTAGCCGGGACTTCGAGTCCCTGGAGCACCTGACGCCGCGCGCCTCGGACGGCTTGGATGAGCAGCTGGCCGCCTCCGTGTCGCATAGCGTTCATAGCGGCGGCAGCGTTACGCTGTGCGGGCCCACGGATCATTCCAGCATCCACCTGAACAGTGCCAATAGCAATCTCGGCTTCATCGACTCGGACACGCCTAATACGCCGGTGACTCCGGTCTCGGGTCTGCAGCCACCCGCCTCGGTAGCCACGTCCGCAGCTGGAACGCTGTCCTCCCGTCGACGGTCGTCCAACCGCAAGGATTCTAAGGGCTCCATTCTATCGCGACAGAGCGGCAGGAGCCGCGTTTCGGTCCTGGCCCAACGGGGCCTGCGGATGACCGCCTCATTTCTGCGAAGGAAGCGAACTGAGTACGAAGGTGAGTTGGGATTTTGGGGTGTGAGAAAGGTAGGATTCCCAGGAATCCCTGGCATTCCATAGGCTAGTCACCATCTGTAGATGCTGCTTGTGGATGGGTTGGGGCATGGGTTCTACTCTCTGTGTCGCCTCTCCCTCGACGTTTTGGATCAATACCGTTGGCGCCCCGTCGTCTGGAGCTCGGTGGAGCGAGGGTGCGGTTTTTCACTGCCATTGCCGCCCGGAGATTGGTTTGCCAACTACTTTATTTGCTTAGATACCATACTTTTCGATTGCCATGTTCAATTTAAGCAAACATTGGTTTAAGACATTTTCGAATGCTTGTGGTTTAAACAAGATTAGCGAGTTATGGGTTTAGCTAACCAAATGAGCTAAATGAACGTACATTTTCTggtttataaatttgtaatcGCTTTCAtgccttatttatttattctttaaaataaaatttaatcatttGTATGTTTCTGGATACTTTAATTTTCGTATTTCCTTTTTCAAACCATTTAATTACTTATACtgaaactacaaaatatttatctgtTATTGCTAAGAGAACTTTACGAATAATACGACTTTTGCTAGTATAAACAAACGTAATAAATCATTTACAGAAGGATTTGCAAGGCAAACTTTTCCGTTGGGCTACAATTAAATTCAGTTAAATAGGGCAATTAAAAAAGTCACTGCTTTAATCATACGTGTTTGCAAGGCAGTCCCAGGCATTCTTTTCAAGAAAGtgtatataatttattgttgGCTATGCAATTTACAATTGATAACGACTATGGAAGACTAATAATGATTAGATTAGatgattatttaatttatgtacaTCCCAGAAATGCAAAGATAACTTAATTAATGTCCACATACAGTCAAAACTTTCATTGTTGATACCaacgttttattattattttaattgtcttggcaaaaattaaaaaaaaagctttaagcTTAGGGTTTGAATTGGTCAAGTTCCGTTAAAGGAAGggctttaaaatataagaaaggaaaataggttgtaaaaaatgtaataaaaaacaaaatttaactgGAAAATTCCCTTTTGGCTCTTCACTTAAATTCAAAAGAGTAATTCTAAAATGTGCAAATGGAATAGACAGGGATTTTATATGTCATTCGCAGCCATGTCACAGATATGTCACCCGATTGTACTGGGCGTTGAGTATGCAAACGCTGTAACTGGCTTACCATTGTGCCGCCTCCCCGGTGGCCCGCCGGATTTAAAGGCCCCCGAGCAGCCCGAACGGCAGCCAACCCCTGTGGACTGACCCAGATTGCATGTTCGAGCGGCGTGGCCCACAGGAAGGGCACGTCCTGCTGCCGCAAGTGAGGCATGTGGGGATGTGGGGACTAAGGACAGAATTCACAAGTCACTGCTGTTGAGCAGTCAAATGAGCGGAAGCAGCAGTAGAAAGGAAAGCCCTGCCAGCTGCAGTACGAGTAcgagtttagtttttattgagCTTAATTTAAGCTAGACAGTCTTCTGGGCCTGGAGCACCCAATCGCGCAGCTCGGCCACGTTGGCAAATACGCCGGGATAATTGGCGAGGGCGCACTCGCGACCCCAGGAGACGACGCCCACCAGCTGGCCTCCGGATACCAGAGGTCCACCAGAGTCACCCTGGCAGGCATCCTTGTTCGCCGCCGCCGCACAGATCATGGTGGCCCTTACAAACGAACCATAGCCATAGGTGGAACTGGCGCACTGCGTTCGTCCCACTATTCTGGTGTCCGCATAGAGCAGCGTTCCGGAGGAGGAGCCACCCGTGTAGGAGGTCTTTCCCCAGCCTGAAATGCTGGCCGCCGATCCGTGGGCTGGCGTTACACTTGCCATCGCAATGGCCTTGATGGTGGAGCCAAAGGTTAGCTTAGTCTGCAGACGCACTACACCAATATCGTTGACCTTGGTCTCGGAGTTATATCCCTCGTGGGCCTTCATGGCAGCCGCCTGAATGAGGACTCCCCCATAGGTTCGCTTATTGGAACCCGCTCTAATCCGGAGATTGGAGACCGTGGTCGGGGAGTCCAGGCAGTGGGCGGCGGTCACGATGATGTTGTTGCTGATAATGGAACCGCCGCAGAAGTGAGCCCCTGAACGCTGAAGGGAGACCTGCCAGGGACGATCCTCAATAGAACTGGCTATGCCGCCCACAATCCGGCCATCCTGCGGTGATTCCAGGCCCAAGGGAAGGACTGCGCCATTCGTGATGGCCAACAGCATGGCTAGAAAAGTCACAGTCAGCAGGAACATGTTTGTAATAACACTCTTCGACTTCGGCTGGCTAACTAACTGCCCTCGGAGGGCCTTTTATAGCCACGCAATTGGCGATTACCATTGGGCATTGCCCGTGCGGATAAGGGAGTCAAATGACACGGCCATATATCATCCGTATCAATAGCTGATTGCCCGGCAGCCCATCTTCAGGTGCTGGGAGGATTAATATACGTACTGGTTATCGATTTGCCAACCGATTCGGTGAGATAGGTCAGTTGCGGGGCTTACACTTATCGTTAGAATGCTTGTTTTGACGTCCCAAAGGGGCCATAATCCATTGTCCTCCATCTAGCTGGGCCTTAccaattgtaaatatttcaaatgcaGATTACTCCTTCCGCTGCAGCGGCACACAGAAAACATTGTAAATTGCATGCCCTCTTACGTGCTTTGAGTTGAATCGAAGGCCAGAATACGTCGTAAGCAACGGCTCTTAATGCTTTTAATGcgaacacacaaaaatataacaacATAAGTACAAATCATGAATAACTCATTGGCCATTTGCTCCATTGCTTCCTCGGCAATCGGCGGACATGGGAAATGCATTAAAAACAACTGACAGGCAGGACATGGGCAGCCATTTATTCCCCAATTAGGTTAAAAGTGTCACGTTCGGTTAACAACTTCCGCTTGTGGCCTGTGTTTGTTCAGTGTTGCTTTTGCAATATGGCGATGGAGTCATAAATTTGGCTTAGTTCTCAGTTCTTCACGAAGCAAGTTTTTGACTCTGGCGGCATACTTCGTCGCTGGAAAAAAGCATACACAAATCAATATGGAAAGGCGGCTTTATTTCCGTACTTACCAAGTCGTTGTCGGACATCAGGTGTCTCGTGCATCTGGTCAAGTTATCCGAGTACCAGAAGTACTCCACCACCCGGTTGAAGGTGACGTTTTTCGTGGGCTTCGAGACCTCCTCCTTGACGCCATCGCCTCCTGCTCCATCCAATTCCTCCTCCTTCACGATTAGGATGGACTTGGGCAACGAGCTCGACGGCTGTTCCTctgacattttttaattgatacaaaaatatacaaattataataCGTATTCTTTGTTTTGAATCTGACTTATATAGTAAAGCAGGTTTGATTGCTTACACAGGTTAAACTGCTGTGTTGATACTAAAGCTGTATTTGAAGGTGGTATCTAATAGATACTATCTATCTTCATAATAACAACATGTTGAAAATATTacacacattttttatataaatatcttttatttttttgcactttgatTATACAATTATCTTGAATTTTAACACAAGGGTCGGCAAAATTAGAATGTAAACTTCTTCAGCCAAAGTCTttatttcgcttttaaaattgcaagATTTCCATGTTTCCGCAGCTTAGAACCCCTTTGAAACATGATAATCACACTTATTCTTTCAAAAATTCAGTTATTTTCGGTACCCGgctaaaatttgtattatttctttcgcttaaaacgaaaaaaaatatttgtcagaAGTGGGATTCGAACCCACGCCCTCAGAGAGGACCAGAACGCTCATACACTTTCGTTTGGAAAGCAAGATTTCTCAACCTTGAGTCTGGCGCCTTAGACCGCTCGGCCATCCTGACACTTGATTTAGGGCCGGCCCAATATGTGTCCTTAAGTAACACCATGGGAATCGGGGATAAAGAGCAATAAATAAGGATTTTCTCTGTTTGCAATCTATTGTCTAAAAGCATTTTCAACTCGTTGCGCAGATAAGATCGCTCAATAAACCGTTTAGCTTGATTGGCAAAGCAAATTAAGATACCCCACACGCGCAGCCGTTGGGTAGCTGAAAGGGCGAGTAATTCAATCATCCTTGATGGCAAATTGAATTGACATTTCACTTAGCTGCCCTGCAAGAAATAGACCACGTTAGATCATCCTTGTCGGCTTTATGTGACATCACCGCAGGATACTCGGTGCCCTAACGTGCACGGCATGAGATAACGTTAGCAGCCGTCCATAATTGGGCTTAGCTTATCTTGGTTTTCAACGAAAAGCTTGCGGGACACATTTTCATCAAACCTATAGcaactttttaatttccaaagtgcattaaaaaaaaaagtatgagCAAAAAATTCATTCTGGCCCATGAGGGGATCGAACCCGCGACCTTCGCGTTATTAGCACGACGCTCTAACCAGCTGAGCTAATGGGCCATGTATTTGGGGCTGCCAAAATGCGTATTAATGTAAAGAGCTGAGTTAACAGCTCTGCTAGGCATTGCGTTTAACAGTTTCATGTTATGTTATGAGGAACTGTTATACCATTTGCAGAACTGTTCTCATAGTGTTATACATTCTGTATACACGCTCACAACTAGCGATTCGGACGGCCGATTGCCATATGTCAGGATGGCCGAGCGGTCTAAGGCGCCAGACTCAAGATGTTGAATCTTGCTTTCTGAACGAAAGTGTATGAGCGTTCTGGTCCTCTCTGAGGGCGTGGGTTCGAATCCCACTTCtgacaaactttttttttatttacaatttgaaAGCATAGAgcctaatattttctttttacgcGTTTATTAGTTTAGTcaaatacttataaattttttgttagaaattttgatttcatAAATTCTATTCCTTGAGAATGTGATCGTCACGACTTTATAACCTCTCTTAAGGGTGTTATTGTTATTGACAATATTATAAACTCATAAAATCATtaaaccaagaaaaaaatatatttttttctttagtttttaaaagactagtgagtaattttaattgtaagtTGATATATTTTTCGTGACGAAACcagaagaataaaaaaaatccagttcaagaaaaaaacaatgattatttttttctgccaAATCTGACTCTGACTTCCTTTGAATTTTGCTTGCTAAATCATCAGTCATTAATCAAGgacgaaataatattttttaacggGTTGACCCATGACTcgtcaatttattaaatttatttatatttaaagtgtTTTGCTTTAAGTTTACCAAGTGTGAAGAATTTGAGTAGTTATGTTTACATATGTTTACTAAtaaaagttttagttttaaactTTAGAACAATAAGCTTTTGTAGCTGAGAtttccttttgatttttgattttcaaagTCAGTTGAGTAAGCTTTCTCCTCTAGAACGCCTTTTGGCAGCCGAACACACATGGCCCATTAGCTCAGCTGGTTAGAGCGTCGTGCTAATAACGCGAAGGTCGCGGGTTCGATCCCCTCATGGGCCAgtctgatattttttttttttaccgtttacGATGCCAAAGGATGATTATCTTTGGGCTTGGTCCTTAGACCTTTCATATCATTTGTCAGCCTGACACTTGGCCTTCCAATTCTGACATCCAGATGTGTGATAACTAATTACAAACCGTGTTGCGTGTATGTAAATCTTGATTAACCGTTAAAGGGCAGTAACAAAGGGCGACCGCCAGCTAAAATTGATTTCTTGAGCGGTTACTTCCCGCGGTCTGGCAACACACCGCCGCCCGCTaatacaaaaatcaaaatacgCCTCACCCCACAAAGGCAAACACTTGATGTTTGGTTGCTCTGTTGCTTCGCCACTCGGGGCTCTCTGCTCATTTGTTCAGCTTTTCAGTATTTCACTATTTCAGTCGCTTTTCGAACCGCCGAGCAAAAAGTCGTGCTAGCGGAGAGACGCTTTTCGGACCGGTTAACGAGGTCGACGTGTTGAGCCAACGCGAATTGTTACTGACAAAAGTAAATACTGGATATCGGATATTTAGCCAGCATGTACGACACATTTCTACGGTGATCTCAGTGATGCACAGTCATCCGAAACACACAAATCGCTTTCGGATATTAGTGACGGCATTTAAATAAACCCACAAAAACCCGCGCCGTGAAAGGTCAAATGTAATTATCCGACTATACTCGCTGGGACATTTGTTGCATGGACAACAACCACCTCCGTACAGCTTGTTTCATATGCACGAAAATTAGTGGCACCGCGTCAATTTATCG from Drosophila takahashii strain IR98-3 E-12201 chromosome 2R, DtakHiC1v2, whole genome shotgun sequence encodes:
- the Ser8 gene encoding trypsin alpha-3 encodes the protein MFLLTVTFLAMLLAITNGAVLPLGLESPQDGRIVGGIASSIEDRPWQVSLQRSGAHFCGGSIISNNIIVTAAHCLDSPTTVSNLRIRAGSNKRTYGGVLIQAAAMKAHEGYNSETKVNDIGVVRLQTKLTFGSTIKAIAMASVTPAHGSAASISGWGKTSYTGGSSSGTLLYADTRIVGRTQCASSTYGYGSFVRATMICAAAANKDACQGDSGGPLVSGGQLVGVVSWGRECALANYPGVFANVAELRDWVLQAQKTV
- the LOC108060037 gene encoding uncharacterized protein, producing MSEEQPSSSLPKSILIVKEEELDGAGGDGVKEEVSKPTKNVTFNRVVEYFWYSDNLTRCTRHLMSDNDLRRSMPPESKTCFVKN